AACGCGGCGCTCCCACAAAAGGGAACAGCGGCACCAAGCAAGCCCCCTCCCCCTGCCCGGGGGAGGGACGAAAGGTCGAGACGGCGGATGATGTTCGGGGGCGAGCTCAGCGCCACTCACCCGTCACCAACCGCGGATCGACCATCACCCCATTCAGACTCACCCCCCAATGCAGGTGGGGGCCGGTGGCGCGGCCAGTGTGGCCGACCCGACCGAGAACTTGCCCCCGCACCACCGCTTGCCCCACCTTGACGTCGATCCGGCTCATGTGGCCATAAAAGGTGACCAGCCCTTGGCCGTGGTCGAGCAAAACGGTGTTGCCGTTGAAGAACTGGTTGCCGGTCAGCACCACCACCCCGGCGGCGGGGGCGCGGATTTCACTGCCTTCGTCTGCCGCCAGATCGAGGCCGGAGTGGGGCTTGCGGGGCTCGCCGTTGAAGATGCGGCGCAGGCCGAAGGGGGAAGAGACCACCCCCTGCACCGGCATGGCCAGGGGGAAGGCGGGGTGGTCGGCAGAAAAAAGGTCGAGCCCTCGGCGTAGCGCGCTCGCCTCGTTGCGAATGCGGACCAGCTCTTCGGCGGTAGGGTTGACGTGGTGGGAATTGGGGACGGTCAGCGATTGGGTTGGGTAGTCTTTGGTGGCAACTGCGAAGGGGAGGGTTGCTCCCCCCGGTAGTGTGAGGGTCGCCTCGCCCGGCGCTTGGGTGAGGGGGATCCCCACCACCGCCCAGTATTGTCCGGCGTCCGGCAGCACCATCACCGGCCCCCCCTCGAAACGGACGGTACCGGGTGGGGTGGCGCCCAGGGGGATGAGCGCGATCCCCCCCGGCACCGCGCTGGTCTGGGGCAGGGTCGCGGCGCTGCAAGGGGCGGAAGTCAGCACCAGCATCAACAGCGGCAGGATCACCCCCACCCGCCGCCACCGAAGCGACAGGGGGGGTGTGGGAACGGACCTGCCTCCGCGAACGCTTGGGGTAAGTGGTTGCAACTCGGCAAGGGGGAGGTCGGAAACGGTGGATGCGCTGCGCTTATCCACCCTACGCCCCGGCGTTTGTGGCAATGTAGGGTGGATAAGCGCAGCGCATCCACCACCCCGCCCCACCAAAAAACCGAAAAGTTGGGAGGTCCACCGTAGGGTGGATAAGCGCAGCGCATCCACCGCGAACGCCTCCTCCCCTGGGCCCGCCGATTCGCGGAGCGAAAGCCGATCCCACAGCCGATCCCAAGGGGCGACGCATTCAGCCGCCCCCCGCGTCATGTGCAACAAACCCTTGGCAACCATCTTCAAGAGAGCAGGCATGAAATTCCTTCGTATCTTTTGGCTGATCGTTCTTCTCGGACTGTCGCCCCTGCATGCCCAAGCCGCCGAGCGCCCCGCCGCCATCGCCACCGCTCATCCCCTGGCGACCGAGGCGGGGATCCAAATCCTCAAGCAGGGAGGCAACGCCTTCGATGCAGCGGTGGCGGTCGCCGCCACCCTGGGGGTGGTCGAGCCGAGCGGCTCGGGGCTGGGCGGCGGCGGTTTCTTTTTACTCCATCGCGCCGCCGACGGCCTCGATACGTTGGTCGATGCTCGCGAAAAAGCCCCCGGTTATGCCAAGACCGATATGTTTTCTGCCGATCCCTCGGCGTCTTTAGATAGCGCCAAGGGGGCGGCAATCCCGGGGATTCCGGCAGGTTTAGCCTGGATCGCCCAACGGTACGGAAAACTTCCCCTTGCGCAAAGTTTGGCCCCGGCGATCCGACTGGCTCGCGCCGGTTTTCCGGTCGACGGTCACTACGCCATGTTGGCCAAATTTCGCGAATCACTGCTGGCCCGCGACCCCCGCACGGCGGCCATCTTTCTTGACCACGGCCGCGCCCCGAGTAAGGGGTTTGTGCTGCGCCAGCTCGATCTGGCCCAAACCCTCGAAAAAATCGCCGCCAACGGGCGCAACGGATTTTACGGCGGCGACACCGCCCGGGAGCTGGTCAACGGGGTGCGGTCCAAGGGGGGGATATGGTCGCTGCGTGACCTGACCGAGTATCAAATTAAGGAGCGGCCCCCGATCCGCTTCAACTACCGAGGGGCCACCATCGTCACCGCCCCGCCCCCCTGCGCCGGTGGGGTGGTGCTGGCCGAAACGCTGGGCATCTTGGGGGCGTTGGGGGATCAGGGGGGCGGGCTTGCTCCGGTGGTCGAGGGGCTGCGCCGGGGGTATCAGGATCGTGCCCGCTACCTGGGCGATCCCGATTTTGTCGATATGCCGCTGGAACGTCTGC
This is a stretch of genomic DNA from Proteobacteria bacterium CG1_02_64_396. It encodes these proteins:
- a CDS encoding gamma-glutamyltransferase codes for the protein MKFLRIFWLIVLLGLSPLHAQAAERPAAIATAHPLATEAGIQILKQGGNAFDAAVAVAATLGVVEPSGSGLGGGGFFLLHRAADGLDTLVDAREKAPGYAKTDMFSADPSASLDSAKGAAIPGIPAGLAWIAQRYGKLPLAQSLAPAIRLARAGFPVDGHYAMLAKFRESLLARDPRTAAIFLDHGRAPSKGFVLRQLDLAQTLEKIAANGRNGFYGGDTARELVNGVRSKGGIWSLRDLTEYQIKERPPIRFNYRGATIVTAPPPCAGGVVLAETLGILGALGDQGGGLAPVVEGLRRGYQDRARYLGDPDFVDMPLERLLSPEYAVERARGIDLNRATPSISLGEPLDGGGSGSNTSHFSIVDAAGNRVAATLSLNYPFGAAVVAGATGVLINDEMDDFVMAPGVPNAYGLVGGKANAIAPDKRPLSSMTPTFVEDERGVLVLGTPGGSRIITSVLLGILNYLGHPSVDLPALVAQPRYHHQYLPDRVEFEPGSMPAEVRHALAQKGYMVAEGSRPWGNMQAVWVSKDGGEAQAASDPRGEGAARVVPMPVK